A stretch of Acropora palmata chromosome 9, jaAcrPala1.3, whole genome shotgun sequence DNA encodes these proteins:
- the LOC141893359 gene encoding trace amine-associated receptor 4-like, producing the protein MVKCCQQQNSTFASFSPSECIAWLTVFSIEAVAMVTLNALIIIVYLKERSLRQRSMYLVINQTVADMFVGGCGILEFCFLAGYCEIWTVNSLNTTSLIAVNVWFHFIPTASVTSLAFISLERMHATFRPFQHRLVKKKIYGAAIAIVWTTTGLFLAMIFSTIFQPLDIEVFHDFLFPYVSLLLLCLLVIVVSYSSIATRIVCGNQPRHHVATNREKKLTKTLFIVTVVSLLLTLPYIIFWILHIVLWHNTPIIFFPTSLRLKHSFAILFYTNSLINPVLYTLRMPEFRRALFSFLCCRSQPQPAHVFPLNET; encoded by the coding sequence ATGGTCAAGTGTTGTCAGCAACAAAACTCAACTTTTGCGTCGTTTTCCCCATCTGAGTGCATTGCCTGGCTAACGGTGTTCAGCATCGAggctgttgctatggtgacgtTGAATGCCCTTATAATCATTGTTTACCTGAAAGAGCGTAGTCTTCGCCAGCGTAGCATGTACCTGGTTATCAACCAGACGGTTGCTGATATGTTTGTTGGAGGCTGCGGGATCCttgagttttgctttttggCAGGCTATTGTGAAATTTGGACGGTCAACTCTTTAAACACCACATCTCTCATAGCTGTCAATGTttggtttcattttattccaaCGGCATCAGTAACAAGCCTTGCCTTTATCTCCTTGGAGCGGATGCACGCAACGTTTCGTCCATTTCAGCATCGCCtcgtcaaaaagaaaatatacgGGGCAGCTATTGCAATCGTTTGGACTACAACTGGGCTTTTTTTAGCTATGATTTTCTCAACTATCTTCCAGCCTTTAGATATTGAAGTATTCCACGACTTTTTGTTCCCATACGTTTCACTTTTATTGCTTTGCCTTTTAGTTATCGTTGTTTCCTACTCGTCTATAGCCACAAGAATTGTCTGTGGGAATCAACCTCGTCACCATGTTGCAACCAACAGGGAGAAGAAACTAACCAAGACATTATTCATTGTGACAGTTGTATCTTTACTGCTTACTCTACCGTACATTATTTTCTGGATTCTTCATATAGTGTTATGGCACAATACcccaatcattttttttccaacatcGTTGCGGTTGAAGCATTCTTtcgccattttattttacacaaACTCTCTTATAAATCCAGTTCTTTATACACTTAGAATGCCAGAGTTCAGAAGAGctctgttttcctttttgtgcTGTAGATCCCAGCCTCAGCCAGCTCATGTTTTCCCTCTCAACGAAACGTAA
- the LOC141892325 gene encoding uncharacterized protein LOC141892325, translating into MANHSQQESTTSPFVLFSTPECITWLTVFGVQAFAKVMLNALVIIIFLKERSLRKGSMFLVINLAVADMSVGASVIIECWFLGLSCDIWTTNTLNSHFLGIFTVQVFIPLASLINLAAISLERTHATFWPIKHRLVKKKVFGVAVAAVWITTGLSTVIYVLASFLKFARVLRTVFLSFFLVCLLIMIVSYSSMAIRILCGIQLHRHGATTRERQLTKTLFITTLMSLLLTLPFLVFWICNYSERNRSTSYRTVMRSSYVLSFFHFTNSIVNPVIYAFRIPEFKGALYSVLRFRSQPQPVQV; encoded by the coding sequence ATGGCTAATCATTCACAGCAAGAAAGCACTACTTCAccttttgtcttgttttcaaCACCTGAGTGCATTACTTGGCTAACGGTGTTTGGAGTCCAGGCTTTTGCAAAAGTGATGTTGAATGCCCTCGTAATCATCATTTTCCTGAAAGAGCGAAGTCTTCGCAAGGGCAGCATGTTCCTGGTGATCAACCTAGCAGTTGCTGATATGTCTGTTGGAGCCTCTGTAATCATTGAGTGTTGGTTTTTGGGATTAAGTTGTGACATATGGACGACCAACACATTAAACAGCCATTTCTTAGGTATCTTTACTGTTCAGGTTTTCATACCTCTAGCATCGTTGATAAACCTTGCTGCTATTTCTTTAGAGCGGACGCATGCAACGTTTTGGCCAATTAAGCATCGCCTCGTCAAAAAGAAAGTCTTTGGAGTAGCTGTTGCAGCGGTTTGGATTACAACTGGGCTTTCTACCGTAATCTATGTCTTAGCTTCCTTCCTCAAATTCGCTCGCGTCCTTAGGACCGtattcttgtcatttttcctAGTTTGCCTTTTAATTATGATTGTTTCTTACTCGTCTATGGCTATAAGAATTCTCTGTGGTATCCAACTTCATCGTCATGGTGCAACCACTAGGGAAAGGCAACTGACAAAGACACTTTTCATTACGACACTTATGTCTCTACTGCTAACGCTGCCCTTTCTCGTTTTTTGGATTTGTAATTACTCAGAAAGAAACCGATCCACTTCGTATCGAACAGTGATGAGGTCATCGTatgttttaagcttttttcattttacaaattCAATTGTCAATCCTGTTATTTACGCATTTAGAATTCCAGAGTTCAAAGGAGCTTTGTATTCAGTATTACGTTTTAGATCCCAGCCTCAGCCTGTTCAGGTTTAA
- the LOC141891674 gene encoding uncharacterized protein LOC141891674, translated as MANHSQQQNTTSFFPLFSASECTAWLTVFGMEAVAIVTLNVLTIIVYMKECSLLRGSMYLVINQAVADMLVAGCVIIECSGLGSNCKFWTSFNSSNVLSVKVANAWFLFIPAASVTNLAVISLERMHATFRPFKHRLVKKNMFGAAVAGVWITIGFCSAIAGLVLLFRFTIKLGRVLSTLYLTYFSFCLLIIVVSYSSIAIKIYGNQPHHQGATSGERKLTKTLFIVTVVSLLLT; from the coding sequence ATGGCTAATCACTctcagcaacaaaacacaacttcatttttccctttgttttcTGCATCTGAGTGCACTGCTTGGCTAACAGTGTTTGGCATGGAGGCTGTTGCTATAGTGACTTTGAATGTCCTAACAATCATTGTTTACATGAAAGAGTGCAGCCTTCTAAGGGGCAGCATGTACCTAGTGATCAACCAGGCAGTTGCTGATATGCTTGTTGCAGGCTGTGTGATCATTGAGTGTTCCGGTTTGGGAAGcaattgtaaattttggaCGTCGTTCAACTCTTCTAACGTCCTATCTGTCAAAGTTGCCAATGCTTGGTTTCTCTTCATTCCAGCAGCATCAGTAACCAACCTTGCTGTTATTTCCTTAGAACGGATGCACGCAACGTTTCGTCCATTTAAGCATCGCCTCGTCAAAAAGAACATGTTTGGAGCAGCTGTTGCAGGCGTTTGGATTACAATTGGGTTCTGCTCTGCAATCGCCGGCTTGGTTCTCCTCTTCCGGTTTACTATCAAACTAGGACGGGTCTTGTCAACCTTATACTTGACGTATTTCTCGTTTTGCCTTTTAATTATAGTTGTGTCTTACTCGTCTATAGCTATAAAAATCTATGGAAATCAACCTCATCACCAAGGTGCAACCAGtggagaaagaaaattgacaaaGACACTGTTCATTGTGACAGTTGTATCTTTACTGCTCACGTAG
- the LOC141891675 gene encoding neuropeptide FF receptor 1-like: MANHSQQQNTTSFFPLFSASECTAWLTVFGMEAVAIVTLNALAIIVYRKERSLRRRSMYLVINQAVADMLVAGCVIIESFGLGSSCKFWTSFNSSNVLSGIVTYVWLLFIPVASVTNLASISLERMHATIRPFKHRLVKKNRFGAAVAAVWIITGFCSAIAVLVVLYGFTIKLRRGLLTLYLMYFSFCFLIILVSYSSIAIKIMHGNQPHHHGATRRERKLTKTLFIVTVVSLLLTQPYIISWILDLLIESSHTFAAISLGTRIRLSYSFRLLFWANSLVNPVCYAFKIPEFRRALFFFLRCTFQPQPERVFPLNEM; the protein is encoded by the coding sequence ATGGCTAATCACTctcagcaacaaaacacaacttcatttttccctttgttttcTGCATCTGAGTGCACTGCTTGGCTAACAGTGTTTGGCATGGAGGCTGTTGCTATAGTGACGTTGAATGCCCTAGCAATCATTGTTTACAGGAAAGAGCGCAGCCTTCGAAGGCGCAGCATGTACCTAGTGATCAACCAGGCAGTTGCTGATATGCTTGTTGCAGGCTGTGTGATCATTGAGAGTTTCGGTTTGGGAAGcagttgtaaattttggaCGTCGTTCAACTCTTCTAACGTCCTATCTGGCATAGTTACCTATGTTTGGCTTCTCTTTATTCCAGTAGCATCAGTAACAAACCTTGCTTCTATTTCTTTAGAACGGATGCACGCAACCATTCGCCCATTCAAGCATCGCCTCGTCAAAAAGAACAGGTTTGGAGCAGCTGTTGCAGCCGTTTGGATTATAACTGGGTTCTGCTCAGCAATCGCTGTCTTGGTTGTCCTCTACGGCTTCACCATCAAACTAAGACGTGGCTTGTTAACCTTATACTTGATGTATTTCtcgttttgctttttaattaTACTTGTGTCTTATTCGTCTATAGCTATAAAAATTATGCATGGAAATCAACCTCATCACCATGGTGCAAccagaagagaaagaaaactgacAAAGACACTGTTCATTGTGACAGTTGTATCTTTACTGCTCACCCAGCCATACATTATTTCCTGGATTCTAGATTTACTAATAGAATCATCACACACTTTCGCAGCCATTTCGCTTGGAACAAGGATTCGGTTGTCTTATTCTTTTCGTCTTTTATTTTGGGCTAACTCTCTTGTCAATCCAGTTTGTTATGCATTTAAGATTCCAGAGTTCAGGAGAgctctgtttttctttttgcgcTGTACATTCCAGCCGCAGCCTGAACGGGTTTTTCCACTTAACGAGATGTAA
- the LOC141892467 gene encoding adrenocorticotropic hormone receptor-like: MTRHSHDHDQEHNATFASFSPPECIAWLSMFGMEAIVMVTLNALIIIVYLKERSLRQRNMYLVINQVVSDMFVGGCGILECWFLASYCEIWTVNSLDLPTPTVLNVWFHFIPIASVTSLAVVSLERMHATFRPFQHRLIKKKMFGATIAYVWTTTGLFLAMIFLTVYLPLSIGVFDDFLFAPVSLLLLCLLVIVVSYSSIATKFACGNQPRHHVATNREKKLTKTLLIVTVVSLLLTLPYIVFWTLHIVLRHTIPIISSPESLQLKYSFGILFYANSLINPVLYAFRMPEFRRTLFSFFRCRSPPQQAQVFPLNET; encoded by the coding sequence ATGACCCGTCATTCTCACGATCATGATCAGGAGCACAACGCGACTTTTGCGTCGTTTTCTCCGCCTGAGTGCATTGCATGGCTTTCAATGTTTGGCATGGAGGCTATTGTTATGGTGACGTTGAATGCCcttattatcattgtttacCTGAAAGAGCGAAGTCTTCGACAACGTAACATGTACCTGGTGATCAACCAGGTAGTTTCTGATATGTTTGTTGGAGGCTGTGGGATCCTTGAGTGTTGGTTTTTGGCAAGCTATTGTGAAATTTGGACGGTCAACTCCTTAGACCTCCCAACTCCCACAGTTCTCAATGTttggtttcattttattccaaTAGCATCAGTAACAAGCCTCGCTGTTGTTTCCTTGGAGCGGATGCACGCAACGTTTCGTCCATTTCAGCATCGCctcatcaaaaagaaaatgtttggaGCAACTATTGCATACGTTTGGACTACAACTGGGCTCTTTTTAGCTATGATTTTCTTAACTGTCTATCTACCTTTAAGTATTGGAGTATTCGATGACTTTTTATTCGCACCCGTTTCACTTTTATTGCTTTGCCTCTTAGTTATCGTTGTTTCCTACTCGTCTATAGCTACAAAATTTGCCTGTGGGAATCAGCCTCGTCACCATGTTGCTACCAATAGGGAGAAGAAACTGACCAAGACATTATTGATTGTGACAGTTGTATCTTTACTGCTAACTCTGCCGTACATTGTTTTTTGGACCCTTCATATAGTGCTACGGCACACTATCCCAATCATTTCGTCTCCAGAATCGTTGCAGTTAAAGTATTCTTTcggcattttattttatgccAACTCTCTTATCAATCCAGTTCTTTATGCATTTAGAATGCCAGAGTTCAGAAGAActctcttttccttttttcgctGTAGATCCCCTCCTCAGCAAGCTCAGGTCTTCCCTCTCAACGAAACGTAA